One Leclercia pneumoniae genomic region harbors:
- a CDS encoding DMT family transporter, giving the protein MKKIVLVLFVLAAFAANSVLCRIALKQGYADPETFSLLRLIGGAAALSLWHGVLGRVKEIRWNITDALLLCAYVLFFSIAYVRLNTATGALLLFGAVQVCMIGWSLLKGEKLSRFKSVGIVTAIGGLIMLLLPGATAPPLIPALTMVVSGMAWGAYSVRGKNITSAAGSTAGNFILSVPIVLILSLFRQQPAHIESQGVFLALLSGALASGIAYVLWYQLVTRLSSVTSSTLQLSVPCLAALGGVLFLGEVPDGRLLLCTLIVLAGIAMVIASDQKTRSSVD; this is encoded by the coding sequence ATGAAAAAGATTGTGCTGGTTCTCTTTGTATTGGCCGCCTTTGCGGCCAACTCTGTGCTCTGTCGTATCGCCTTAAAACAGGGCTACGCCGACCCCGAAACCTTTAGCCTGCTGAGATTAATCGGGGGGGCAGCCGCGTTGTCTCTCTGGCATGGTGTTCTGGGAAGAGTCAAAGAGATCCGCTGGAACATCACCGATGCACTACTGCTGTGCGCCTACGTATTATTTTTCTCCATCGCCTATGTCCGGCTCAATACGGCCACCGGCGCGTTGCTGCTATTTGGCGCGGTGCAGGTCTGCATGATCGGCTGGAGCCTGTTAAAAGGGGAAAAACTAAGCCGTTTCAAATCTGTCGGGATCGTGACTGCCATCGGCGGGCTTATTATGCTGCTGCTTCCTGGCGCCACCGCCCCTCCCCTTATTCCCGCCTTAACGATGGTCGTTTCAGGCATGGCCTGGGGGGCATACTCTGTGCGCGGGAAAAATATCACCTCTGCGGCCGGGAGTACGGCGGGCAATTTTATCCTCAGCGTGCCCATCGTTTTGATTCTTAGCCTGTTTCGACAGCAACCCGCTCATATCGAGAGCCAAGGTGTTTTCCTTGCGCTGCTCTCAGGGGCCCTGGCGTCGGGTATCGCCTATGTACTCTGGTATCAGCTGGTGACCCGCCTCTCTTCTGTCACCTCCAGCACCCTGCAGTTAAGCGTCCCATGCCTTGCGGCACTCGGCGGCGTGCTGTTTCTGGGGGAAGTGCCGGACGGGCGCCTCTTACTCTGCACCCTGATCGTGCTGGCAGGCATCGCCATGGTGATCGCGTCCGATCAAAAAACGCGTAGCAGTGTCGATTAA
- the hrpA gene encoding ATP-dependent RNA helicase HrpA: MTEQQKLTFPMLQQQLDALTLRDKQRFARRLHGVKKVKNPDAQQAIYQEMAKEIEQAAGKVVLREAARPAITYPENLPVSQKKQDILEAVRDHQVVIVAGETGSGKTTQLPKICMELGRGVKGLIGHTQPRRLAARTVANRIAEELQTEPGGCIGYKVRFSDHVSDNTMVKLMTDGILLAEIQQDRLLMQYDTIIIDEAHERSLNIDFLLGYLKELLPRRPDLKIIITSATIDPERFSKHFNNAPIIEVSGRTYPVEVRYRPIVEEADDTERDQLQAIFDAVDELGNESAGDILIFMSGEREIRDTADALSKRDLRHTEILPLYARLSNSEQNRVFQSHSGRRIVLATNVAETSLTVPGIKYVIDPGTARISRYSYRTKVQRLPIEPVSQASANQRKGRCGRVSEGICIRLYSEDDFLSRPEFTDPEILRTNLASVILQMTALGLGNIAAFPFVEAPDKRNIQDGVRLLEELGAITTDEQATAYKLTPLGRQLSQLPVDPRLARMVLEAQKHGCVREAMIITSALSIQDPRERPMDKQQASDEKHRRFHDKESDFLAFVNLWNYLGEQQKALSSNQFRRQCRVDFLNYLRVREWQDIYTQLRQVVKELGIPVNSEPAEYREIHIALLTGLLSHIGMKDADKQEFTGARNARFSIFPGSGLFKKPPKWTMVAELVETSRLWGRIAARIDPEWVEPVAQHLLKRSYSEPHWERAQGAVMATEKVTVYGLPIVAARKVNYSQIDPALSRELFIRHALVEGDWQTRHAFFRENLKLRAEVEELEHKSRRRDILVDDEALFEFYDQRISHDVISARHFDSWWKKASKETPDLLNFEKSMLIKEGAESVSKLDYPNFWHQGNLKLRLTYQFEPGTDADGVTVHIPLPLLNQVEESGFEWQIPGLRRELVIALIKSLPKPVRRNFVPAPNYAEAFLGRVTPLELPLLDAMEREFRRMTGTTIDREDWNWDQVPDHLKISFRVVDDKNKKLQEGRSLTALKEALKGKVQETLSAVADDGIEQSGLHIWSFGQLPESYEQKRGNYKVKAWPALVDERDSVAIKLFDNPQEQQQQMWRGLRRLLLLNIPSPIKYLHEKLPNKAKLGLYFNPYGKVLDLIDDCIACGVDKLIDEAGGPVWSEEGFAKLHEKVRAELNDTVVEIAKQVEQILTAVFNINKRLKGRVDMTMALGLSDVKAQMAGLVYRGFVTGNGFKRLGDTLRYLNAIEKRLEKLAVDPHRDRAQMLKVESVQQAWQQWLNKLPPARRDDEDVQAIRWMIEELRVSFFAQQLGTPYPISDKRILQAMEQITP; this comes from the coding sequence ATGACAGAACAACAGAAATTGACCTTCCCGATGCTCCAGCAGCAGCTCGACGCTTTAACGCTGCGCGACAAGCAGCGCTTTGCGCGACGCCTGCACGGTGTGAAAAAGGTTAAAAATCCTGATGCACAACAGGCCATCTATCAGGAGATGGCGAAAGAGATTGAACAGGCGGCCGGGAAGGTCGTGCTGCGCGAAGCCGCGCGCCCGGCCATCACCTACCCGGAAAATCTGCCGGTCAGCCAGAAGAAACAGGACATCCTCGAGGCCGTACGCGACCACCAGGTGGTGATCGTGGCGGGGGAGACGGGCTCCGGTAAAACCACCCAGTTGCCGAAAATCTGCATGGAGCTGGGGCGCGGGGTAAAAGGGCTGATAGGCCACACCCAGCCGCGTCGTCTGGCGGCACGTACCGTGGCGAACCGTATTGCCGAAGAGCTGCAAACGGAGCCGGGCGGCTGCATCGGTTATAAGGTGCGCTTTAGCGATCACGTCAGCGATAACACCATGGTCAAACTGATGACCGACGGTATCCTGCTGGCGGAGATCCAGCAGGACCGCCTGCTGATGCAGTACGACACCATCATTATCGATGAAGCCCACGAGCGTAGCCTGAACATTGACTTTCTGCTCGGCTACCTGAAAGAGCTGCTGCCGCGTCGTCCGGATCTCAAAATCATTATTACCTCCGCGACCATCGACCCGGAGCGCTTCTCAAAGCATTTTAACAACGCGCCCATCATCGAAGTGTCGGGCCGCACTTATCCGGTCGAAGTACGCTATCGCCCCATTGTAGAAGAGGCAGACGATACCGAACGCGACCAGCTGCAGGCGATTTTCGACGCCGTTGACGAACTGGGTAACGAAAGCGCGGGCGATATCCTGATCTTTATGAGCGGCGAGCGCGAAATCCGCGACACCGCCGATGCGCTGAGCAAGCGCGACCTGCGCCATACCGAGATTCTGCCCCTGTATGCCCGCCTGTCGAACAGCGAGCAAAACCGCGTGTTTCAGTCGCACAGTGGGCGCCGCATCGTGCTGGCTACCAACGTGGCGGAAACCTCGCTCACCGTGCCGGGCATTAAATACGTTATCGATCCGGGTACGGCGCGCATCAGCCGCTACAGCTACCGCACCAAAGTGCAGCGTCTGCCGATTGAGCCGGTCTCCCAGGCGTCGGCCAACCAGCGTAAGGGCCGCTGCGGCCGTGTGTCGGAAGGGATCTGTATTCGTCTCTATTCGGAAGACGATTTCCTCTCGCGCCCGGAGTTTACCGACCCGGAAATTCTGCGCACCAACCTGGCGTCCGTTATTCTGCAGATGACCGCGCTGGGGCTGGGCAATATCGCCGCGTTTCCGTTCGTTGAAGCGCCGGATAAACGCAACATCCAGGATGGCGTGCGCCTGCTGGAAGAGCTCGGCGCCATTACCACCGATGAGCAGGCAACCGCTTATAAACTGACGCCGCTGGGCCGCCAGCTCAGCCAACTGCCGGTCGACCCGCGTCTGGCGCGTATGGTGCTGGAAGCGCAAAAACATGGCTGCGTGCGTGAGGCAATGATTATCACCTCGGCGCTGTCGATTCAGGATCCGCGCGAACGCCCAATGGATAAGCAGCAGGCGTCCGACGAAAAACATCGCCGTTTCCACGATAAAGAGTCCGATTTCCTCGCCTTCGTGAACCTGTGGAACTACCTGGGTGAGCAGCAAAAAGCGCTCTCCTCGAACCAGTTCCGCCGCCAGTGCCGGGTGGATTTCCTCAACTATCTGCGCGTGCGCGAGTGGCAGGATATCTATACCCAGCTGCGTCAGGTGGTGAAAGAGCTGGGCATTCCGGTGAACAGCGAGCCGGCGGAGTACCGTGAGATTCACATTGCGCTGCTGACCGGGCTACTGTCCCACATCGGGATGAAGGATGCGGATAAGCAAGAATTTACCGGTGCCCGCAATGCGCGTTTCTCCATCTTCCCGGGTTCTGGTTTATTCAAGAAACCGCCGAAATGGACCATGGTGGCAGAACTGGTCGAAACCAGCCGCCTGTGGGGGCGCATCGCGGCACGCATCGACCCGGAATGGGTTGAACCAGTCGCTCAGCACTTGCTGAAACGCTCCTACAGTGAGCCGCACTGGGAGCGGGCGCAGGGGGCGGTGATGGCAACCGAAAAGGTCACCGTCTACGGCCTGCCGATTGTCGCTGCACGTAAGGTGAACTACAGCCAGATTGACCCGGCCCTCAGTCGCGAGCTGTTCATCCGTCATGCGCTGGTGGAAGGCGACTGGCAGACGCGCCATGCGTTCTTCCGCGAGAACCTGAAGCTGCGCGCCGAAGTGGAAGAGCTGGAGCATAAATCGCGTCGCCGCGACATTCTGGTAGACGACGAGGCGCTGTTTGAGTTTTACGACCAGCGCATCAGCCACGACGTGATCTCTGCCCGCCACTTCGACAGCTGGTGGAAGAAGGCGAGTAAAGAGACGCCGGACCTGCTCAACTTTGAGAAGAGCATGTTGATCAAAGAGGGGGCGGAGTCGGTCAGCAAGCTCGATTACCCGAACTTCTGGCATCAGGGCAATCTCAAACTGCGTCTCACCTACCAGTTCGAACCGGGCACGGATGCGGATGGTGTCACCGTCCACATTCCGCTGCCGCTGTTAAACCAGGTGGAAGAGAGCGGGTTTGAGTGGCAAATCCCTGGCCTGCGCCGCGAGCTGGTGATTGCCTTGATCAAATCGCTGCCAAAACCGGTACGGCGTAATTTTGTGCCTGCGCCAAACTACGCCGAGGCGTTTTTAGGCCGCGTCACGCCGCTGGAGCTGCCGCTGCTGGATGCCATGGAGCGTGAATTCCGCCGCATGACCGGTACCACCATCGACCGGGAAGACTGGAACTGGGATCAGGTGCCCGATCACCTGAAAATCAGCTTTCGCGTGGTCGACGACAAAAACAAAAAGCTGCAGGAAGGTCGCTCCCTGACGGCGCTGAAAGAGGCGCTGAAAGGCAAGGTCCAGGAGACGCTCTCTGCGGTGGCCGACGACGGTATCGAGCAGAGCGGGCTGCATATCTGGAGCTTTGGTCAGCTTCCGGAAAGCTACGAGCAGAAACGCGGTAACTACAAGGTAAAAGCCTGGCCGGCGCTGGTGGATGAGCGTGACAGCGTGGCCATCAAGCTGTTTGATAATCCGCAGGAACAGCAGCAACAGATGTGGCGCGGGCTGCGTCGCTTGCTGTTGCTGAACATTCCGTCGCCTATCAAGTACCTGCACGAGAAATTGCCTAACAAGGCCAAGCTGGGGCTCTACTTCAACCCTTACGGCAAAGTGCTGGACCTGATTGATGACTGTATCGCCTGTGGTGTGGATAAGCTTATCGACGAAGCGGGCGGCCCGGTCTGGAGCGAAGAGGGCTTTGCGAAATTGCACGAAAAAGTACGCGCAGAGCTGAACGACACCGTGGTAGAGATCGCGAAACAGGTCGAGCAGATCCTCACCGCGGTCTTTAATATCAACAAGCGGCTGAAGGGCCGCGTGGATATGACCATGGCTCTGGGCTTGTCTGACGTGAAAGCGCAAATGGCAGGGCTGGTGTATCGTGGCTTCGTTACCGGTAACGGCTTTAAGCGCCTGGGCGACACGCTGCGGTACCTCAATGCGATTGAAAAGCGCCTGGAGAAGCTGGCCGTCGATCCGCACCGGGATCGCGCCCAGATGCTGAAAGTGGAGAGCGTGCAGCAGGCGTGGCAACAGTGGCTGAACAAGCTGCCGCCAGCGCGCCGCGATGATGAAGACGTGCAGGCGATCCGCTGGATGATTGAAGAGCTACGCGTCAGCTTCTTCGCCCAGCAGTTAGGAACGCCTTATCCCATATCCGATAAGCGTATCCTACAGGCGATGGAGCAAATCACACCTTAA
- the azoR gene encoding FMN-dependent NADH-azoreductase produces MSKVLVLKSSILAGYSQSGQLSDYFVKQWREQHTADEITVRDLAANPIPVLDGELVGALRPSDAPLTPRQQEALALSDELIAELQAHDVIVINAPMYNFNIPTQLKNYFDLVARAGVTFRYTESGPEGLVKGKRAIVLTSRGGIHKDTPTDLVAPYLTVFLGFIGITDVNFVFAEGIAYGPEVATKAQNDAKAAIDGFVAA; encoded by the coding sequence ATGAGTAAAGTATTAGTTTTGAAATCCAGTATTCTGGCAGGGTACTCTCAGTCTGGTCAGCTTTCTGATTACTTCGTTAAACAGTGGCGTGAACAGCACACCGCTGACGAAATCACCGTGCGTGACCTAGCTGCAAACCCGATTCCTGTGCTGGATGGCGAACTGGTGGGCGCACTTCGTCCGAGCGATGCCCCTCTGACGCCACGTCAGCAGGAAGCGCTGGCGCTGTCTGATGAACTGATTGCTGAACTGCAGGCCCACGATGTTATCGTGATTAACGCCCCGATGTATAACTTCAACATCCCAACCCAGCTGAAGAACTACTTCGATCTGGTGGCGCGTGCTGGCGTAACCTTCCGTTATACCGAGAGCGGCCCGGAAGGTCTGGTGAAAGGTAAACGTGCTATCGTGCTGACCAGCCGCGGCGGTATTCACAAAGATACCCCAACCGACCTGGTTGCTCCGTACCTGACCGTGTTCCTGGGCTTTATCGGTATCACCGACGTGAACTTCGTGTTCGCTGAAGGTATCGCTTACGGGCCGGAAGTGGCGACCAAAGCGCAGAATGACGCAAAAGCGGCAATCGACGGCTTTGTCGCAGCCTAA
- a CDS encoding IS1-like element IS1A family transposase (programmed frameshift) gives MASVSISCPSCSATDGVVRNGKSTAGHQRYLCSHCRKTWQLQFTYTASQPGTHQKIIDMAMNGVGCRATARIMGVGLNTILRHFKKLRPQSVTSRIQPGSDVIVCAEMDEQWGYVGAKSLQRWLFYAYDRLRKTVVAHVFGERTMATLGRLMSLLSPFDVVIWMTDGWPLYESRLKGKLHVISKRYTQRIERHNLNLRQHLARLGRKSLSFSKSVELHDKVIGHYLNIKHYQ, from the exons GTGGCTTCTGTTTCTATCAGCTGTCCCTCCTGTTCAGCTACTGACGGGGTGGTGCGTAACGGCAAAAGCACCGCCGGACATCAGCGCTATCTCTGCTCTCACTGCCGTAAAACATGGCAACTGCAGTTCACTTACACCGCTTCTCAACCCGGTACGCACCAGAAAATCATTGATATGGCCATGAATGGCGTTGGATGCCGGGCAACCGCCCGCATTATGGGCGTTGGCCTCAACACGATTTTACGTCACT TTAAAAAACTCAGGCCGCAGTCGGTAACCTCGCGCATACAGCCGGGCAGTGACGTCATCGTCTGCGCGGAAATGGACGAACAGTGGGGCTATGTCGGGGCTAAATCGCTCCAGCGCTGGCTGTTTTACGCGTATGACAGGCTCCGGAAGACGGTTGTTGCGCACGTATTCGGTGAACGCACTATGGCGACGCTGGGGCGTCTTATGAGCCTGCTGTCACCCTTTGACGTGGTGATATGGATGACGGATGGCTGGCCGCTGTATGAATCCCGCCTGAAGGGAAAGCTGCACGTAATCAGCAAGCGATATACGCAGCGAATTGAGCGGCATAACCTGAATCTGAGGCAGCACCTGGCACGGCTGGGACGGAAGTCGCTGTCGTTCTCAAAATCGGTGGAGCTGCATGACAAAGTCATCGGGCATTATCTGAACATAAAACACTATCAATAA
- a CDS encoding glycosyltransferase family 2 protein has translation MTWQVLAVAALILGANYIYWRWTASLNTDALWYAIPLVLAETLAWIGTVLFTINLWKEEDPAQNPPPVEINDCLRPEDAEDVRPIKIDLFIATYSEDVELVRLSIRDALKVTYPGPLDFKVHVLDDGRRPEMKAVCEQEGANYITRQTNIGFKAGNLRNGLEQTDGDFLVICDADTRVFPTLLSHTLGYFRDPDVAWVQTPQWFFDLPEGENLSRWLGRRAGKVGYGLGWLAQKFIGPVTVGRDPFFNDPRMFYDVILRRRNWANAAFCCGAASIHRREAVMQAALRSYVWAVEEEIDRHTRDIRDPAMRETLQDAMRPHVAFDTELTPYKFHVSEDIYTSILLHGDSARRWRSVMHPRIESKMLSPQDMLTWMIQRFKYAAGSLDILFHDNIFSRRRFKLSLPQTLMYATTFWSYMACVWNTVFLISPIIYLFTGIPPVSAWSEPFYLHFLPFFIVSELAFMFGTWGISAWDGRASYLSFFSMNLRALNTVLRGEQIKFHVTPKERQTGRFLYLVKPQIAIVVLTLAGLIWGGIQVARGEVDDPSGYVINIFWGAVNIAAMLPLILAAMWTPTEEEAQP, from the coding sequence ATTACCTGGCAAGTATTAGCGGTTGCCGCGCTTATTCTTGGTGCTAATTATATCTACTGGCGCTGGACAGCCTCATTGAATACCGATGCGCTCTGGTATGCCATTCCGCTGGTGCTGGCAGAGACTCTGGCCTGGATCGGTACGGTGCTGTTTACCATTAATTTGTGGAAGGAAGAGGACCCTGCGCAAAATCCGCCGCCGGTTGAGATCAACGACTGCCTGAGACCCGAAGACGCAGAAGACGTAAGGCCAATCAAGATCGACCTTTTCATCGCCACCTATTCCGAAGATGTGGAGCTGGTCAGGCTCTCGATCCGCGATGCCCTGAAAGTCACCTACCCCGGCCCGCTGGATTTTAAGGTGCACGTGCTGGATGACGGACGACGCCCCGAGATGAAGGCCGTCTGCGAACAAGAGGGAGCCAACTATATCACCCGACAGACCAATATCGGCTTCAAGGCCGGTAACCTGCGCAATGGGCTTGAACAGACCGACGGTGATTTCCTGGTAATTTGCGATGCCGATACCCGCGTTTTTCCGACGCTGCTGAGCCATACGCTCGGCTATTTTCGCGATCCGGACGTCGCCTGGGTACAAACCCCGCAGTGGTTCTTCGACCTGCCGGAGGGTGAAAACCTCTCACGCTGGCTGGGGCGCAGAGCGGGTAAAGTGGGCTACGGGCTGGGATGGCTGGCGCAGAAATTCATCGGACCGGTCACCGTTGGCCGGGACCCCTTCTTCAACGATCCGCGCATGTTCTATGACGTAATTTTACGCCGCCGCAACTGGGCTAACGCCGCATTCTGCTGCGGCGCAGCTTCTATCCACCGGCGCGAAGCGGTGATGCAGGCAGCGCTACGAAGCTATGTCTGGGCTGTCGAAGAGGAGATCGACCGCCATACCCGCGATATACGCGATCCCGCGATGCGCGAAACCCTGCAGGACGCCATGCGCCCACACGTTGCGTTCGATACCGAGCTTACCCCCTATAAGTTTCACGTTTCCGAGGATATTTATACCTCGATCCTGCTGCATGGCGACAGCGCGCGTCGCTGGCGCTCGGTGATGCACCCGCGTATTGAATCGAAAATGCTCTCCCCGCAGGACATGCTGACGTGGATGATTCAGCGCTTCAAATATGCCGCGGGTTCGCTGGATATTCTTTTCCACGATAATATTTTCAGCCGCCGCCGCTTTAAGCTCTCGTTGCCGCAGACGCTAATGTACGCCACCACCTTCTGGTCTTACATGGCCTGCGTGTGGAATACCGTATTTCTGATCTCCCCCATTATTTATCTTTTTACCGGTATTCCGCCCGTCTCCGCCTGGTCTGAGCCCTTTTATCTCCATTTCCTCCCCTTTTTCATTGTCTCCGAGCTGGCATTTATGTTTGGCACCTGGGGCATATCGGCGTGGGACGGCAGGGCCTCTTATCTCTCGTTTTTCTCCATGAATCTGCGCGCGTTAAACACGGTATTGCGCGGGGAGCAGATTAAGTTTCACGTCACGCCAAAAGAGCGACAGACCGGCCGCTTTCTCTATCTGGTGAAGCCGCAAATCGCCATTGTCGTGCTTACCCTGGCAGGGCTCATCTGGGGAGGCATTCAGGTGGCGCGAGGGGAAGTAGACGACCCTTCCGGCTACGTCATTAACATCTTCTGGGGCGCGGTGAATATTGCTGCCATGCTGCCGCTGATCCTGGCCGCCATGTGGACGCCGACTGAAGAGGAGGCGCAGCCATGA
- a CDS encoding DUF3131 domain-containing protein → MRKRDALLSARSYLTILIGFLLGFAIVVWVEKQMPTRVESSAGMSLSNDFPPLPAPRELTFDEAIWARVAWQYYVNNTQPNGLANAHDGEPWFSLWSTGSYLFAMIAAKQLNILSDDEFDERVTAALFTLGQLPLNPQGLPAAYYHADTLHMLGKPDPSAIGMGRLLNALQTLLWRYPQHAAAVRDLFNQWKVAALITNNTATQAAAPLHHWALAVDEPRNSFGYRLYASHTLRLIDSAAGLAVTNPPEGQQMIDIDGIMVPDEGLRTPWGRQPSLISLPYLLTGLELGFDVQSAEITWRIMQIQQRRHGLRVSKPPISTDYAEPAPDYVNDLPDRQPLQNSALRDATPEQTAITSTRTAFAWYALFRNGWSEALRQQVQKLQVPGKGWQRGLNLNSSVNDIVDGDTNAIVLESLAYIVHGQMLCLACLGPANPPTSSAGAKP, encoded by the coding sequence ATGAGAAAACGCGATGCGCTGCTGTCCGCCCGCAGTTATCTCACGATTTTGATCGGCTTTCTGCTGGGGTTCGCCATTGTTGTCTGGGTAGAAAAACAGATGCCAACGCGTGTCGAAAGCAGTGCGGGAATGAGCCTAAGTAACGATTTCCCTCCGCTTCCCGCCCCGCGTGAATTGACCTTTGACGAGGCTATCTGGGCGCGCGTGGCATGGCAGTATTATGTGAATAATACGCAGCCGAACGGCCTGGCCAACGCACACGATGGCGAACCCTGGTTCAGCCTGTGGAGCACCGGCAGTTACCTCTTTGCCATGATCGCGGCAAAGCAGCTCAACATTCTGAGCGACGACGAGTTTGATGAACGCGTCACCGCCGCGTTGTTTACCCTGGGCCAGCTGCCGCTTAATCCGCAGGGGTTGCCTGCTGCCTATTATCATGCAGACACGCTCCACATGCTGGGTAAGCCGGATCCCTCCGCGATAGGCATGGGCCGCCTGCTCAACGCCCTGCAAACATTGCTGTGGCGTTATCCTCAGCACGCCGCCGCCGTGCGGGATCTCTTTAACCAGTGGAAGGTGGCGGCCCTGATTACCAACAACACCGCGACACAGGCCGCCGCGCCGCTTCATCACTGGGCGCTGGCGGTGGATGAGCCCAGAAACAGCTTCGGTTACCGCTTGTATGCCAGCCATACGCTGCGGCTCATCGACAGCGCAGCGGGACTGGCGGTCACTAACCCGCCGGAGGGGCAGCAGATGATCGACATCGACGGCATCATGGTGCCCGACGAAGGGCTGCGCACCCCCTGGGGTCGTCAGCCCTCTCTGATCAGCCTTCCCTATCTGTTAACAGGCCTCGAACTGGGTTTTGACGTCCAGAGCGCGGAGATTACCTGGCGCATTATGCAGATCCAGCAGCGCCGCCACGGCCTGCGGGTCAGCAAGCCCCCTATCAGCACCGACTATGCCGAGCCCGCCCCGGACTATGTCAACGATCTGCCTGACCGCCAGCCGCTGCAAAACAGCGCCCTGCGCGATGCCACCCCCGAGCAGACGGCTATCACCTCTACCCGTACCGCCTTTGCCTGGTATGCACTGTTCCGCAATGGCTGGAGCGAAGCCTTGCGCCAGCAAGTGCAGAAATTGCAGGTACCCGGCAAGGGCTGGCAGCGCGGACTTAATCTCAACAGCAGCGTAAACGACATCGTAGACGGCGACACTAACGCCATCGTGCTCGAAAGCCTGGCCTATATCGTTCACGGTCAGATGCTATGTCTGGCCTGCCTCGGCCCCGCCAATCCACCTACTTCGTCAGCAGGAGCTAAGCCATGA
- a CDS encoding DUF3131 domain-containing protein has product MKLKSLLYFPLLAGLMACWLTLSAAQAVTGLPASEYEPRSGELNAREMAIAKNAWQYFVANYQPTTGLVNAVNKYPSTTMWDSASYMAAMTAARELGIIDKAEFDRRMLKLLATLNKLDLFRNELPNKAYNTITGQKVNYQNKPGEIGFSALDIGRMLIWLKVIKERYPEYGNSIDNVLLGWNFTNVINPCGMLYGAYLENGQPKYVQEGRLGYEEYGAAGFSLWGFGTCQSSQPQPYELAEIYCVMVPYDSRDPRMTSQHNYVVTESYVLYGLEFGFDKPEDRDNTPRDYSHPWMKNFADRVYQAQENRYAITGVLTARSEHQLDKSPYFVYDTVFSDGFNWNTITDKGQYVPNTAAISLKAALGMWVLWDSPYTDRLLDAIENANEADKGYYEGLYENGDGPIKEFIANNNGIMLESLLFKKEGKLLQYNTDNPKNRDFAPSLWDKKLVDLFEPNNTARNRPFLNSTPAVKTWCEQTGTTQRTKPACQACQCASCNADAPVKLPPVTAQCLKP; this is encoded by the coding sequence ATGAAGCTGAAATCGTTACTCTATTTTCCTCTTCTGGCCGGGCTTATGGCGTGCTGGCTCACCCTCTCTGCGGCGCAGGCCGTCACCGGGCTACCGGCCTCCGAGTACGAACCGCGTAGCGGGGAGCTGAATGCGCGGGAGATGGCGATTGCCAAAAACGCCTGGCAATATTTTGTCGCCAATTACCAGCCCACCACCGGGCTGGTGAATGCCGTAAATAAATACCCCTCCACCACCATGTGGGACAGCGCCTCTTATATGGCTGCCATGACGGCAGCACGTGAGCTGGGGATTATTGATAAAGCCGAGTTCGATCGCCGGATGCTGAAATTACTCGCCACCCTCAACAAGCTGGATTTGTTCCGCAACGAGTTACCTAACAAGGCCTACAACACCATCACCGGGCAGAAGGTTAACTACCAGAACAAGCCTGGAGAAATTGGCTTCTCGGCGCTGGATATCGGCAGGATGTTGATCTGGCTGAAGGTGATTAAAGAGCGCTATCCAGAATACGGCAACAGCATCGATAACGTGTTACTGGGATGGAATTTCACCAACGTCATCAACCCCTGCGGCATGCTGTACGGCGCTTACCTGGAAAATGGCCAGCCAAAGTATGTCCAGGAGGGGCGCCTCGGCTACGAGGAGTATGGCGCGGCGGGGTTCTCGCTGTGGGGCTTTGGCACGTGTCAATCCAGCCAGCCTCAGCCTTATGAGCTGGCAGAGATCTACTGCGTGATGGTGCCTTACGATTCGCGCGATCCCCGTATGACCAGCCAGCACAACTATGTGGTCACCGAGTCTTACGTCCTCTACGGCCTGGAGTTTGGCTTTGATAAGCCCGAGGATCGGGATAACACCCCGCGCGATTACTCGCACCCCTGGATGAAAAACTTCGCTGACCGGGTCTACCAGGCCCAGGAGAACCGCTACGCGATTACCGGGGTGTTAACCGCACGCTCCGAGCATCAGCTCGATAAGTCCCCCTACTTCGTTTATGACACCGTCTTCAGCGACGGCTTTAACTGGAACACCATCACCGATAAAGGCCAGTACGTACCCAATACCGCGGCCATTTCGCTGAAGGCGGCGCTGGGTATGTGGGTCTTATGGGACTCGCCCTATACCGACCGCCTGCTGGACGCCATCGAAAACGCTAACGAAGCGGACAAGGGCTATTACGAAGGGCTATACGAAAATGGCGATGGCCCCATTAAAGAGTTCATCGCCAATAACAACGGCATCATGCTGGAGTCGCTGCTGTTTAAAAAAGAGGGCAAATTGCTCCAGTACAATACTGACAACCCGAAAAACCGCGATTTCGCCCCTTCGCTCTGGGACAAAAAGCTGGTGGATCTGTTTGAGCCGAATAACACCGCGCGCAATCGCCCCTTCCTGAACAGTACGCCGGCCGTCAAAACCTGGTGTGAACAGACCGGCACTACGCAGCGGACGAAACCCGCCTGCCAGGCTTGCCAGTGCGCCTCTTGCAACGCGGACGCGCCCGTTAAATTACCCCCGGTGACCGCGCAATGCTTAAAACCCTAG